A stretch of the Clavibacter sp. B3I6 genome encodes the following:
- a CDS encoding ROK family transcriptional regulator — translation MTLTTATSRGLVLDLVRSRGPISRVQIADLTGLTQATISKIVRVLLADGIVAETGETEYTGGKPRVMLQINPTARFAVGVQLGADSITYVVTDVNGDIVGRMRTRGARDAPPDEVTAAIGRRIAALLPALGLDPARVAGIGLVAPGPLDLVAGSVLGAPTLPGWHGYPVQSALAEAAGLPVLLDNDATAAAIGDFWGGDVADAVAHSTIYMGAGVGAGIVLGGTVFRGSSSNAGELGQMRMHLGGAPRGPSSEELARPAAVAARARSAVADGREAGFALSADGDPFADFAAVASAAVRGDALAVELITESAEHLADAAIALANLLDLDSLSLAGPSFETAGSLYLQVVERRLDEGFFARGRHAVRVQLSAHVADAAAVGGAALVLQQELSPRTLGLVPPARP, via the coding sequence GTGACGCTGACCACGGCGACCAGCAGGGGCCTCGTGCTCGACCTCGTGCGCAGCCGCGGTCCCATCAGCCGCGTGCAGATCGCCGACCTCACCGGGCTCACGCAGGCGACCATCTCGAAGATCGTCCGCGTGCTGCTCGCGGACGGCATCGTCGCCGAGACCGGCGAGACGGAGTACACGGGCGGCAAGCCGCGCGTGATGCTGCAGATCAACCCCACGGCGCGCTTCGCCGTCGGCGTGCAGCTCGGCGCCGACTCGATCACGTACGTGGTCACCGACGTCAACGGGGACATCGTCGGCCGGATGCGCACCCGGGGGGCCCGCGACGCCCCGCCCGACGAGGTCACCGCCGCCATCGGGCGCCGCATCGCCGCGCTCCTGCCCGCCCTCGGCCTCGACCCCGCGCGCGTGGCCGGCATCGGCCTCGTCGCGCCCGGGCCGCTCGACCTCGTCGCGGGCAGCGTCCTCGGGGCGCCGACCCTCCCCGGCTGGCACGGCTACCCGGTGCAGAGCGCGCTGGCCGAGGCCGCCGGGCTGCCCGTGCTCCTCGACAACGACGCCACGGCCGCGGCGATCGGCGACTTCTGGGGCGGCGACGTGGCCGACGCGGTCGCGCACTCCACGATCTACATGGGCGCGGGCGTGGGCGCGGGCATCGTCCTCGGCGGCACGGTCTTCCGCGGGTCCAGCTCGAACGCCGGCGAGCTCGGGCAGATGCGCATGCACCTCGGCGGCGCCCCTCGCGGCCCCTCCTCGGAGGAGCTCGCGCGACCCGCCGCGGTCGCCGCGCGCGCCCGGAGCGCCGTGGCCGACGGGCGCGAGGCGGGCTTCGCGCTGAGCGCCGACGGGGATCCCTTCGCCGACTTCGCCGCGGTGGCCTCCGCCGCCGTGCGGGGCGACGCGCTGGCCGTGGAGCTCATCACGGAGTCGGCCGAGCACCTCGCCGACGCCGCCATCGCGCTCGCGAACCTGCTCGACCTCGACTCGCTGTCGCTCGCCGGGCCGTCGTTCGAGACGGCGGGCAGCCTCTACCTCCAGGTGGTGGAGCGGCGCCTCGACGAGGGCTTCTTCGCGCGCGGGCGGCATGCCGTGCGGGTGCAGCTGTCGGCGCACGTGGCCGACGCGGCGGCGGTCGGGGGCGCGGCGCTCGTGCTGCAGCAGGAGCTGTCCCCGCGCACGCTCGGCCTGGTGCCGCCGGCGCGCCCCTGA
- a CDS encoding carbohydrate ABC transporter permease, with the protein MSSTLAAPPPAPVAETETAPSRRRRSGAPGRRAWWGVPLLVIVGLVFLVPLYVLVTTAFKPNADIYTWPMRFLPSTLTFDNLARAWEIAPFDTFILNSVIVTLAGSAGKVLLAVLTAYAFAFLPFPGKDALFLVMLGALMVPGHVTLLVNYITIGNLGLINSYAGIVLPGLASAFGTFLLRQHFLGLAPEVLEAAELDGAGHLRKLFSFVLPMSLPALATVALIAVIDEWNDFVWPLIITNSVNMRTLPVGLMYLKANDGVTAWGVLMSGTLLVILPMLVVFLLAQRYIVSGLAGAAARR; encoded by the coding sequence ATGTCGTCGACGCTCGCCGCCCCGCCCCCCGCCCCCGTGGCCGAGACCGAGACCGCGCCCTCGAGGAGGAGGCGCTCGGGCGCGCCCGGGCGCCGCGCCTGGTGGGGAGTCCCGCTCCTCGTGATCGTGGGGCTGGTGTTCCTCGTCCCGCTCTACGTCCTGGTGACCACGGCGTTCAAGCCGAACGCGGACATCTACACGTGGCCCATGCGGTTCCTGCCGAGCACGCTGACGTTCGACAACCTCGCACGGGCGTGGGAGATCGCGCCCTTCGACACGTTCATCCTGAACTCGGTCATCGTCACGCTCGCGGGCTCGGCGGGGAAGGTGCTCCTCGCCGTCCTCACCGCGTACGCGTTCGCGTTCCTGCCGTTCCCGGGCAAGGACGCGCTGTTCCTCGTGATGCTCGGCGCGCTCATGGTCCCCGGGCACGTCACCCTGCTCGTGAACTACATCACCATCGGGAACCTGGGCCTCATCAACTCCTACGCCGGCATCGTGCTCCCGGGGCTCGCCAGCGCGTTCGGCACGTTCCTGCTCCGGCAGCACTTCCTGGGGCTCGCGCCCGAGGTGCTGGAGGCGGCCGAGCTCGACGGCGCGGGGCACCTCCGGAAGCTCTTCTCGTTCGTGCTGCCGATGTCGCTCCCGGCCCTCGCGACCGTCGCCCTCATCGCCGTGATCGACGAGTGGAACGACTTCGTGTGGCCGCTCATCATCACCAACTCCGTGAACATGCGGACGCTCCCCGTCGGCCTCATGTACCTCAAGGCGAACGACGGCGTCACCGCCTGGGGCGTCCTGATGTCCGGGACCCTGCTCGTCATCCTGCCGATGCTCGTGGTCTTCCTCCTCGCGCAGCGCTACATCGTGTCCGGCCTCGCGGGAGCCGCGGCCCGGCGGTAG
- a CDS encoding ABC transporter substrate-binding protein, producing MSLFTPLGSARRRRRVAAGVALAAAAAVALSGCGAGSGSSAKDTLVVYTGQAGDYQLNLNPYSPSSIGGIGSIYESLFFITNVNQEEPVPLLGTDYAWNEDGTQLDVTLREGVKWSDGEDFTADDVVFTLQMVRDTPSINSTGFDGEVSATDDTHVSITWDHPAFVSLPNVLSRMPIVPEHLWKDVDPATDVMKEPVGTGAFTLGDFKAQAFTLAANPDYWDGEPAVKRIRYLSLSGNTAGADALAAGTIDWQTGPVPDIANVEENYPGYKAITIGQNQMALITCSNADLGCAGPQTDPAVRHAIYQAMDRDQMNALAFQGTSSEVSPTFALLPAQEDSISADVEEKVAPMKPDTAGAQATLEAAGWAKGADGIYAKDGERLSLTVEVVTGWTDYITAIDTMAQQMKAAGIELDAAQSSWNEWTDKRTKGNYELVIDSLGQGPSSDPYYLYNNFLSSANTTEVGTPASTNLSRFADPEVDAALEVLASTPTDDTAARQAQFDVIQRKLVDVMPYIPIMTGGTTSEYNDAGFTGWPTMDDLYAFPAIWASPDNSQVYKSLKPAGE from the coding sequence ATGTCCCTCTTCACTCCCCTCGGATCCGCTCGCCGCAGGAGGAGGGTCGCCGCAGGCGTCGCCCTCGCCGCCGCGGCCGCGGTCGCCCTCTCCGGCTGCGGTGCGGGCTCCGGCTCGTCCGCCAAGGACACGCTCGTCGTCTACACCGGCCAGGCCGGCGACTACCAGCTGAACCTCAACCCCTACTCGCCGTCGTCCATCGGCGGCATCGGCTCGATCTACGAGTCGCTGTTCTTCATCACGAACGTCAACCAGGAGGAGCCGGTGCCGCTGCTCGGCACCGACTACGCCTGGAACGAGGACGGCACGCAGCTCGACGTCACCCTCCGGGAGGGCGTGAAGTGGTCCGACGGCGAGGACTTCACCGCGGACGACGTGGTCTTCACGCTGCAGATGGTCCGCGACACCCCGTCGATCAACTCCACCGGCTTCGACGGCGAGGTCAGCGCTACCGACGACACCCACGTGAGCATCACGTGGGACCACCCCGCGTTCGTCAGCCTCCCCAACGTCCTCAGCCGCATGCCGATCGTGCCGGAGCACCTCTGGAAGGACGTCGACCCCGCCACCGACGTGATGAAGGAGCCCGTGGGCACCGGCGCGTTCACGCTCGGCGACTTTAAGGCGCAGGCCTTCACCCTCGCCGCGAACCCCGACTACTGGGACGGCGAGCCCGCCGTGAAGCGGATCCGCTACCTCTCCCTCTCCGGCAACACCGCCGGCGCCGACGCCCTCGCGGCCGGCACCATCGACTGGCAGACCGGCCCGGTGCCGGACATCGCCAACGTCGAGGAGAACTACCCCGGCTACAAGGCGATCACCATCGGCCAGAACCAGATGGCGCTCATCACCTGCTCGAACGCCGACCTCGGCTGCGCCGGGCCCCAGACCGACCCGGCCGTGCGCCACGCCATCTACCAGGCGATGGACCGCGACCAGATGAATGCCCTCGCGTTCCAGGGCACGTCGAGCGAGGTCTCCCCCACCTTCGCCCTGCTGCCCGCGCAGGAGGACTCCATCTCCGCCGACGTCGAGGAGAAGGTCGCCCCGATGAAGCCCGACACCGCGGGCGCGCAGGCGACCCTCGAGGCCGCCGGCTGGGCCAAGGGCGCGGACGGCATCTACGCGAAGGACGGCGAGCGCCTCTCCCTCACGGTCGAGGTCGTCACCGGCTGGACCGACTACATCACCGCCATCGACACCATGGCGCAGCAGATGAAGGCGGCCGGCATCGAGCTCGACGCCGCGCAGTCGTCGTGGAACGAGTGGACGGACAAGCGCACGAAGGGCAACTACGAGCTGGTCATCGACTCGCTCGGCCAGGGCCCGTCGAGCGACCCGTACTACCTGTACAACAACTTCCTCAGCTCGGCGAACACCACCGAGGTCGGCACCCCGGCGTCCACGAACCTCTCCCGGTTCGCCGACCCCGAGGTCGACGCGGCGCTCGAGGTGCTCGCGTCCACGCCCACGGACGACACGGCCGCGCGCCAGGCGCAGTTCGACGTGATCCAGCGGAAGCTCGTCGACGTCATGCCGTACATCCCGATCATGACGGGCGGCACGACGAGCGAGTACAACGACGCCGGCTTCACGGGCTGGCCGACCATGGACGACCTGTACGCGTTCCCCGCCATCTGGGCCTCGCCGGACAACTCGCAGGTCTACAAGTCGCTGAAGCCGGCCGGGGAGTAG
- a CDS encoding ABC transporter substrate-binding protein produces the protein MQYSNEPRPRRWPSVTRRQVLAGGVLAATMPLLASCFGSGGGASGTVYDQPSGDTPPEFEGRQRVVMWSNFVENNGEVLQANIDAFNASQEDIYCEVQTFEGYDVVESKIAASLQARQVPDLSVLSDVVWNRFYLNEMLEPLTSYFDTSFTTAAFHERFIAEGTVQDEVWWVPFGRSTPLFYYNRDVFSAVGLPDRTPETFSEYRDWGKELQGYSSGGTQVRMRAYDGNDDWYFQGSSWAFGGGYSDGLDPRFTSDGTVAALEYDRAFIHDDGSGYLAADPTGDFIAGSAATVFNSTGALTGIQDAAAFEYGCGFLPREVDTGVPTGGSGLSIFRYASDERKKAAWEVLRFLSSGDAAVAWTLGTGYMPTATDAIESPEVKARAAENPNYRIAIDQLDIARFPDTVRRYVPETVPEAKAAIQKVYADGADPAATLKTVQDALRAPIDEVRAKYDQLVG, from the coding sequence ATGCAGTACAGCAACGAACCCCGCCCGCGGCGCTGGCCCTCGGTCACGCGCCGCCAGGTGCTCGCGGGCGGCGTCCTCGCCGCCACCATGCCGCTTCTCGCCAGCTGCTTCGGCAGCGGCGGCGGCGCGTCCGGCACCGTCTACGACCAGCCGAGCGGCGACACGCCCCCCGAGTTCGAGGGCCGGCAGCGCGTCGTGATGTGGAGCAACTTCGTCGAGAACAACGGCGAGGTGCTGCAGGCGAACATCGACGCCTTCAACGCCTCGCAGGAGGACATCTACTGCGAGGTGCAGACCTTCGAGGGCTACGACGTCGTCGAGTCGAAGATCGCCGCGAGCCTGCAGGCCCGGCAGGTGCCGGACCTCAGCGTCCTCAGCGACGTGGTCTGGAACCGCTTCTACCTCAACGAGATGCTCGAGCCGCTCACCTCCTACTTCGACACGAGCTTCACCACGGCGGCGTTCCACGAGCGCTTCATCGCGGAGGGCACGGTGCAGGACGAGGTGTGGTGGGTGCCGTTCGGCCGCTCGACGCCGCTCTTCTACTACAACCGGGACGTCTTCAGCGCCGTCGGCCTGCCCGACCGCACCCCCGAGACGTTCTCCGAATACCGCGACTGGGGCAAGGAGCTCCAGGGGTACAGCTCCGGCGGCACGCAGGTGCGGATGCGCGCGTACGACGGCAACGACGACTGGTACTTCCAGGGCTCCTCGTGGGCGTTCGGCGGCGGGTATTCCGACGGGCTCGACCCGCGGTTCACCTCGGACGGGACCGTCGCGGCGCTCGAGTACGACCGCGCCTTCATCCACGACGACGGGTCCGGGTACCTCGCGGCCGACCCGACGGGCGACTTCATCGCGGGCTCCGCGGCCACCGTCTTCAACTCCACCGGCGCCCTCACCGGCATCCAGGACGCGGCCGCCTTCGAGTACGGGTGCGGCTTCCTGCCGCGCGAGGTCGACACGGGCGTGCCGACGGGCGGCAGCGGGCTGTCGATCTTCCGGTACGCCTCCGACGAGCGCAAGAAGGCGGCGTGGGAGGTGCTCCGGTTCCTCTCGTCCGGGGACGCGGCGGTGGCGTGGACCCTCGGCACGGGCTACATGCCCACCGCGACGGATGCCATCGAGTCCCCGGAGGTGAAGGCGCGGGCGGCGGAGAACCCGAACTACCGCATCGCCATCGACCAGCTCGACATCGCCCGCTTCCCGGACACCGTGCGCCGGTACGTGCCCGAGACCGTGCCCGAGGCCAAGGCGGCGATCCAGAAGGTGTACGCCGACGGCGCCGATCCGGCGGCGACGCTGAAGACGGTGCAGGACGCCCTCCGAGCCCCGATCGACGAGGTGCGCGCGAAGTACGACCAGCTCGTCGGGTAG
- a CDS encoding ABC transporter permease: MSYFVRKAGFYAVALWAALTLNFLIPRLLPGNPVDILLAKLQQRGGSVTPETRRAYELLLGGDTSQPLIAQYGSYLVNVFRGDLGVSVSYFPAPVSEVIGGSLPWTIVLVGLSTVVAAVIGVALGAFVGWKPGTWLDSLVPATTMLAAVPYFWLALILVYVFATTMRLFPSQGGYDVVLDPGWNAEFISSAVQYGILPAATIVIASLGGWLLGMRNMMVSTLSEDYILTAQAKGLTQGRILRAYAARNAVLPSVAGFAISLGFVVSGSIVTEQVFSYPGIGSKLLNAVTNNDYALMQGIFLFITLAVLGANLVVDLLYGIVDPRTRARA, from the coding sequence ATGAGCTACTTCGTCCGCAAGGCGGGGTTCTACGCGGTGGCCCTCTGGGCGGCCCTGACCCTCAACTTCCTGATCCCCCGGCTCCTGCCGGGCAACCCGGTCGACATCCTGCTGGCCAAGCTGCAGCAGCGCGGGGGCAGCGTCACCCCCGAGACCCGCCGGGCCTACGAGCTCCTCCTCGGGGGCGACACCTCGCAGCCGCTGATCGCGCAGTACGGGAGCTACCTCGTCAACGTGTTCCGCGGCGACCTCGGGGTGTCCGTCAGCTACTTCCCCGCCCCCGTGTCGGAGGTCATCGGCGGCTCGCTGCCGTGGACCATCGTGCTGGTCGGGCTCTCGACCGTCGTCGCGGCGGTCATCGGGGTGGCGCTCGGCGCCTTCGTCGGCTGGAAGCCGGGCACCTGGCTCGACTCCCTCGTGCCGGCGACCACGATGCTCGCCGCGGTGCCGTACTTCTGGCTCGCGCTGATCCTCGTGTACGTCTTCGCGACCACCATGCGGCTCTTCCCCTCGCAGGGCGGCTACGACGTGGTGCTCGACCCGGGCTGGAACGCGGAGTTCATCTCCTCGGCCGTCCAGTACGGGATCCTGCCCGCGGCGACCATCGTCATCGCGTCGCTCGGCGGCTGGCTGCTCGGGATGCGCAACATGATGGTGTCGACGCTGAGCGAGGACTACATCCTCACCGCGCAGGCCAAGGGGCTCACGCAGGGCCGGATCCTCCGGGCCTACGCCGCGCGCAACGCCGTGCTGCCGTCGGTCGCGGGCTTCGCCATCTCGCTCGGGTTCGTGGTCTCCGGCTCCATCGTCACGGAGCAGGTCTTCTCCTACCCGGGCATCGGATCGAAGCTCCTCAACGCGGTCACGAACAACGACTACGCGCTCATGCAGGGGATCTTCCTGTTCATCACCCTCGCCGTGCTCGGCGCGAACCTCGTGGTCGACCTCCTCTACGGGATCGTCGACCCGCGCACCCGGGCCCGGGCCTAG
- a CDS encoding ROK family protein encodes MADPADAASRLTSRTTVLDCIRSAGTVSRVELTAASGLTGATITNVVRDLIGDGLVVEVGRGESRGGTPRRLLRIDAAARATVGVQLDRCTCTVVVVDLAGDVIARSDLPGASTRPPAEVLAGIAERVDELLEEAGIPRARVLGLGLATHGPQDRARGVIETIDPSPEWRGFPVVATLRSLLGMPVLLENDADAAAIGESRSDQGGMRRTHGVIFMAGGIGGGVVVDAEAYRGASGNGLEIGHVSLDPRGEPCGCGNRGCVDGLAGPTAVVRGAIAVPRLRADLALTGGLDATQAEFDRIARAAVDGDDEAMALLRTAAEWLGRAAVTLANLFDLDRVVLAGPSFVIAGEVYREAVQVELARSVFTRRVRPTRAVLAEDPRDSAAVGGAMLVVRSELAQPRRPGSSALSPRIAAVPGATGTALRVVAR; translated from the coding sequence ATGGCCGACCCCGCTGACGCCGCGTCCCGGCTGACGAGCCGCACGACGGTGCTCGACTGCATCCGCTCGGCGGGCACGGTGAGCCGGGTGGAGCTCACGGCGGCGTCCGGGCTCACCGGCGCGACCATCACCAACGTCGTGCGCGACCTCATCGGGGACGGCCTGGTGGTCGAGGTCGGCCGCGGCGAGTCGCGCGGCGGCACGCCTCGGCGCCTGCTGCGCATCGACGCGGCTGCGCGGGCCACCGTGGGCGTGCAGCTCGACCGGTGCACGTGCACGGTGGTGGTCGTGGACCTCGCGGGCGACGTCATCGCACGATCCGACCTCCCCGGCGCGTCGACGCGTCCGCCGGCCGAGGTCCTCGCGGGCATCGCGGAGCGCGTGGACGAGCTGCTCGAGGAGGCCGGGATCCCGCGCGCCCGCGTGCTGGGCCTGGGGCTCGCGACGCACGGACCGCAGGACCGCGCGCGGGGCGTGATCGAGACGATCGACCCGAGCCCCGAGTGGCGCGGGTTCCCCGTGGTCGCCACCCTCCGGTCCCTCCTCGGGATGCCCGTGCTCCTCGAGAACGACGCCGACGCCGCGGCCATCGGCGAGAGCCGCTCGGACCAGGGCGGCATGCGGCGGACCCACGGCGTGATCTTCATGGCCGGGGGCATCGGCGGCGGCGTGGTCGTCGACGCGGAGGCCTACCGCGGGGCGTCCGGCAACGGGCTCGAGATCGGCCACGTCTCGCTCGACCCGCGCGGCGAGCCCTGCGGATGCGGCAACCGCGGATGCGTGGACGGGCTCGCCGGCCCCACCGCGGTGGTCCGCGGCGCGATCGCCGTGCCGCGCCTCCGCGCGGACCTCGCGCTGACCGGCGGGCTCGACGCCACGCAGGCCGAGTTCGACCGCATCGCCCGCGCCGCCGTGGACGGCGACGACGAGGCCATGGCCCTCCTGCGCACCGCCGCCGAGTGGCTGGGGCGCGCCGCCGTCACGCTCGCGAACCTGTTCGACCTCGACCGCGTGGTGCTCGCGGGGCCGAGCTTCGTGATCGCGGGCGAGGTGTACCGCGAGGCCGTGCAGGTGGAGCTCGCCCGCTCGGTGTTCACGCGCCGGGTGCGCCCCACGCGCGCCGTGCTGGCGGAGGATCCGCGCGACTCGGCGGCCGTGGGCGGCGCCATGCTGGTGGTCCGCAGCGAGCTCGCGCAGCCGCGGCGCCCCGGGTCCTCCGCGCTCTCGCCCCGGATCGCCGCCGTGCCGGGCGCCACGGGGACCGCGCTCCGCGTCGTCGCGCGCTGA
- a CDS encoding carbohydrate ABC transporter permease, with protein METPRPARARSRVATAPPSPAAASAAAAVAPRPAEASGSQPSGSGPSASRRRSPAYRRRQLRGWGLFALFASPNIILIAVFAYWPVIGNVYLSLTRWDFISPAPLFVGLANYAQLFASAAFLDVLRITLVWVVVVVGVSLLVGMALAALFSMRPPGTSAVTGIVFAPHVLSGAAVAAVWLFIFDQNYGLARVAFDAVGARSPAWTTSSEWALPALLIVSIWKGVGFVAIVYLAAMQGIPAEVLEASRLDGAGRWQTFRHVTLPLLSPTTFFLTVTQIISAFQAFDLIAIMTGGGPASATTTLSWFIYEQAFERSNVGYSAAASSVMFVILMAITVLQFRFVEKRVHY; from the coding sequence ATGGAGACCCCCCGCCCCGCGCGCGCCCGCTCGCGGGTGGCGACCGCCCCGCCATCCCCCGCCGCGGCATCCGCCGCCGCGGCCGTCGCGCCGCGCCCCGCCGAGGCGTCGGGCTCGCAGCCGTCCGGATCCGGGCCCTCCGCGTCGCGCAGGCGATCCCCCGCGTACCGCAGGAGGCAGCTGCGCGGCTGGGGGCTCTTCGCGCTGTTCGCCTCCCCGAACATCATCCTCATCGCGGTGTTCGCCTACTGGCCGGTCATCGGCAACGTGTACCTCAGCCTCACCAGGTGGGACTTCATCTCCCCCGCGCCCCTGTTCGTCGGGCTCGCGAACTACGCGCAGCTGTTCGCATCCGCCGCCTTCCTCGACGTGCTCCGGATCACGCTCGTGTGGGTCGTGGTCGTCGTGGGCGTGAGCCTCCTGGTCGGCATGGCCCTCGCGGCGCTGTTCTCCATGCGGCCGCCGGGGACCTCGGCGGTGACGGGCATCGTGTTCGCGCCCCACGTCCTCTCCGGGGCCGCGGTCGCCGCCGTGTGGCTGTTCATCTTCGACCAGAACTACGGCCTCGCCCGGGTCGCCTTCGACGCGGTGGGCGCCCGGTCGCCCGCCTGGACCACCTCCAGCGAGTGGGCGCTGCCCGCGCTGCTGATCGTGTCGATCTGGAAGGGCGTCGGCTTCGTCGCGATCGTCTACCTCGCCGCCATGCAGGGCATCCCCGCCGAGGTCCTCGAGGCCTCGCGGCTGGACGGCGCCGGGCGGTGGCAGACCTTCCGGCACGTCACGCTGCCGCTGCTGTCGCCCACGACGTTCTTCCTCACCGTCACGCAGATCATCAGCGCGTTCCAGGCGTTCGACCTCATCGCGATCATGACGGGCGGCGGTCCGGCCTCCGCCACCACCACGCTCAGCTGGTTCATCTACGAGCAGGCGTTCGAGCGGTCGAACGTCGGCTACTCGGCCGCGGCGTCGAGCGTGATGTTCGTGATCCTCATGGCCATCACGGTGCTCCAGTTCCGGTTCGTCGAGAAGAGGGTGCACTACTGA
- a CDS encoding LacI family DNA-binding transcriptional regulator, with the protein MTVTEPAAPSDPRGAEAPADCASVGLVVVRPPGSFGLDPFWGELLGGMEEALDRADRTVLLQIVADRDEEAATYRRWAAGRTIVGVLVGDIVADDPRGALLDELGMPAVMLGDVDDPAHTVVQVDDFGAMRAAVEHLVDLGHRRIARVAGRPQLLHSQARSRAFAATTAAAGITGRSVDGDYTPVSGAELTRLLLEAAEPPTAIVYDNDVMAAAGLEVAVARGLDVPGDLSLLAWDDSAICRLAHPPLSAMRREVHDLGRIAAAAVLDAVAGRGRTVVHVSDATLVVRGTTAPPRPPAA; encoded by the coding sequence ATGACCGTCACCGAGCCCGCCGCGCCCTCCGACCCGCGGGGCGCGGAGGCGCCCGCGGACTGCGCGTCCGTGGGCCTCGTCGTCGTCCGGCCGCCGGGCTCGTTCGGACTCGACCCGTTCTGGGGCGAGCTCCTCGGCGGGATGGAGGAGGCCCTCGACCGGGCCGACCGCACCGTGCTGCTGCAGATCGTCGCCGACCGCGACGAGGAGGCGGCCACCTACCGCCGCTGGGCCGCCGGCCGCACCATCGTGGGCGTGCTCGTCGGCGACATCGTGGCCGACGATCCCCGCGGCGCCCTCCTCGACGAGCTCGGGATGCCCGCCGTCATGCTGGGCGACGTCGACGACCCCGCCCACACGGTCGTGCAGGTGGACGACTTCGGCGCCATGCGGGCGGCCGTCGAGCACCTCGTCGACCTCGGTCACCGCCGCATCGCGCGGGTCGCCGGACGCCCGCAGCTGCTGCACTCGCAGGCGCGCAGCCGCGCCTTCGCCGCCACGACCGCGGCCGCGGGGATCACGGGCCGGAGCGTCGACGGCGACTACACGCCGGTGTCCGGCGCCGAGCTCACCCGCCTGCTGCTGGAGGCGGCGGAGCCGCCCACCGCGATCGTCTACGACAACGACGTGATGGCCGCCGCGGGCCTCGAGGTCGCCGTCGCGCGGGGTCTCGACGTGCCCGGCGACCTCTCGCTGCTCGCCTGGGACGACTCGGCGATCTGCCGCCTGGCGCACCCGCCGCTGTCCGCGATGCGCCGCGAGGTGCACGACCTCGGCCGGATCGCCGCCGCCGCCGTGCTCGACGCCGTCGCCGGACGCGGCCGCACCGTCGTGCACGTGTCGGACGCGACGCTCGTGGTGCGCGGCACCACCGCCCCGCCGCGGCCCCCCGCCGCCTGA